The Brachyspira hyodysenteriae ATCC 27164 genome includes a window with the following:
- a CDS encoding mechanosensitive ion channel family protein: MQYLKDTVFWNNTLFQYLIAIGILIISIVSMRLALIFLLKILLKLNTRFQSPFVVDLTKSIKSRTKPIIFISSLAIARIGLNLPKEASGYFGKVVVVFIIVFSTLFICDVITNFTNNYLSKKKDVVISDGIVTILKVLVWVIGFLTILSNLGVNVNTFITGLGVGGVAVAFAAQSIIADLFNYFVIVFDKPFLKGDFIQVDADKGVVEYIGIKSTRIRRNTGEQLLISNTNLLSSRIQNYRILEKRRQYMVLGVEYSTPLEKLKVIPSIIQSVIESTNNTEFYSARFIEFADSSLNFEVIYHVTIPDYAEFVKIVEDINYKIIDEFNKLGVGFAFPSRTLYISKE, translated from the coding sequence ATGCAATATCTTAAAGATACAGTGTTTTGGAATAATACATTATTTCAGTATTTAATAGCCATAGGAATATTAATTATTAGTATAGTTTCTATGCGTTTAGCATTAATATTTCTATTAAAAATTTTATTAAAATTAAATACTAGATTTCAAAGTCCTTTTGTTGTAGATTTAACAAAGAGTATTAAAAGCAGAACAAAACCGATTATATTTATATCTTCATTAGCAATAGCAAGAATAGGACTTAATCTCCCAAAAGAAGCCAGCGGATATTTTGGAAAAGTAGTTGTAGTTTTTATAATAGTTTTTAGTACATTGTTTATATGCGATGTGATTACTAATTTTACTAATAATTATTTGTCAAAGAAAAAAGATGTTGTTATATCTGATGGTATTGTTACAATATTAAAAGTGTTGGTATGGGTAATAGGATTTTTAACTATACTTTCAAATTTGGGTGTTAATGTTAATACTTTTATAACAGGACTTGGGGTAGGAGGTGTAGCTGTAGCTTTTGCTGCACAGAGTATAATAGCTGATCTTTTCAATTATTTCGTTATAGTATTTGATAAGCCTTTTTTGAAAGGTGATTTCATACAAGTAGATGCAGATAAAGGTGTTGTTGAATATATTGGTATAAAATCTACTCGTATAAGAAGAAATACAGGAGAGCAGCTTTTAATATCAAATACTAATCTTCTTTCTTCAAGAATACAAAATTATAGAATATTAGAAAAGAGAAGACAGTACATGGTATTAGGTGTTGAATATTCTACTCCATTAGAAAAATTAAAAGTTATACCTAGTATCATACAGTCAGTAATAGAAAGTACTAATAATACAGAATTTTATAGTGCAAGATTTATAGAATTTGCTGATTCTTCTCTTAATTTTGAGGTTATATATCATGTAACTATACCTGATTATGCAGAATTTGTTAAAATAGTAGAGGATATTAATTATAAAATAATAGATGAGTTTAATAAATTAGGTGTTGGATTTGCTTTCCCTTCTAGGACTTTATATATAAGTAAAGAATAA
- a CDS encoding cytochrome c biogenesis protein, which yields MNIKKVKIEIYIPEEYTQKLREALNDIGALGVGNYDNVMSVTKITGYWRPLENANPFDGKVNEISKAPEDKVEFSTDAKNIENIIKVMKEVHPYEEPVINIIPILNDRFDVNLNY from the coding sequence ATGAATATAAAAAAAGTAAAAATAGAAATATATATACCTGAAGAATATACTCAAAAACTTAGAGAAGCTTTAAATGATATAGGTGCATTAGGTGTCGGAAATTATGATAATGTAATGTCTGTAACAAAAATCACAGGTTATTGGCGTCCTTTAGAAAATGCTAATCCATTTGACGGAAAAGTTAATGAAATATCGAAAGCTCCTGAAGATAAAGTAGAGTTTTCAACAGATGCTAAAAACATAGAAAATATTATAAAAGTTATGAAAGAAGTTCATCCTTATGAAGAGCCTGTAATAAACATTATTCCGATTTTAAATGATAGATTTGATGTTAATTTGAATTATTAA